The sequence ATTAAGTGATTTGCTCATAAACAAGCAGcggtagtttttaaaaaaaagtattttaattattcacaatGAAAATTGCAATGTATTTGCTTTTAATTGTTGGTTTTATACAACTTTTGTCAATTGAATCGGTAAGTTGATTCTCAAAACACTAGTACTTAATACCTAATTTACTTGTTTGATATTCGACTGACTATTTActattttctatataaatcatgattattgttttttatttatctaaggCACCGGCTCAGCGAACTAAATTTAGCTTTGATCAGTGTCCGAAATTCGCGAGTCATTTTTCGCTGTTATATACAACTATGACtggacaaataaataatatatcatcCCTATTATTGGGTCCAGAAACTCTAGTTCCTTTGGGTCTGCCATGTCTATATAAGAAATTTGGTTTggtaaataaacttatttatattttattgcgAAAATAGCAGACCATCGATGGAAGGAAaagtggggtaaaatgagacGCTTTACTATTGATCCTTtgatatcaaaaatttcaaattggcCGTCCGGTCGAATTCCCTTTCCcacctttttttaaattttaatgtatggTATCTCATTATTTCTCATTGTCTCGATTTGCCCTACTTACccctataaattttatattataaacttaagaaattatattgattgaaaaaaatatttaaaaatgcatacaaataataagttcattgtttatgaaaaaaaaaaaaaaaaaatgcggaTGTCTGCTATTTTCAGTACCATATTTAACtcatgtaattaaaaaaaaattatgttatagTTTAATGacgataaatcaattaattacaatttatataaaaaactgaTGTTGG comes from Microplitis demolitor isolate Queensland-Clemson2020A chromosome 8, iyMicDemo2.1a, whole genome shotgun sequence and encodes:
- the LOC103578343 gene encoding uncharacterized protein LOC103578343 translates to MKIAMYLLLIVGFIQLLSIESAPAQRTKFSFDQCPKFASHFSLLYTTMTGQINNISSLLLGPETLVPLGLPCLYKKFGLFNDDKSINYNLYKKLMLETVGIMGQSQENLEKYLSLIQHCYSKKGADEFETFTQVAECVNKVEFSPN